The Methyloferula stellata AR4 genome includes a window with the following:
- a CDS encoding YebC/PmpR family DNA-binding transcriptional regulator encodes MSGHSQFKNIMHKKGKQDAIRSKLFSKLAREITVAAKLGLPDPNMNARLRAACIAARVENMPKDNIERAIKKAAATDGENYDEVRYEGYAPGGVAVIIEALTDNRNRTAGEVRSAFTKAGGALAETGAVSFMFDHVGMIEFDPKVATEDAMMEAAIEAGANDVATTEFGHEVVTALESLREVAQALESKFGEPRKSALIWKPQNTIAVEDEAGEKILKLVGVLEDNDDVQNVYANFEISDALMAKLSG; translated from the coding sequence ATGTCAGGTCATAGTCAGTTTAAAAACATCATGCATAAGAAGGGCAAGCAGGATGCGATCCGCTCCAAGCTCTTCTCCAAGCTGGCGCGCGAAATCACCGTCGCCGCGAAGCTCGGCCTCCCCGACCCCAATATGAATGCGCGGCTGCGCGCCGCCTGTATCGCGGCCCGCGTCGAAAATATGCCGAAAGACAATATCGAGCGCGCCATCAAGAAGGCAGCAGCCACCGATGGCGAAAATTACGATGAAGTCCGCTACGAGGGCTATGCGCCGGGCGGCGTCGCCGTCATCATCGAAGCCCTGACCGACAATCGCAACCGGACGGCGGGCGAGGTACGCTCCGCTTTCACCAAGGCGGGCGGCGCCTTGGCCGAGACGGGCGCGGTCTCCTTCATGTTCGATCATGTCGGCATGATCGAATTCGATCCCAAGGTCGCGACTGAGGACGCCATGATGGAAGCGGCGATCGAGGCCGGTGCCAATGATGTCGCCACGACCGAGTTCGGCCATGAGGTCGTCACGGCGCTCGAAAGCCTGCGCGAAGTGGCGCAAGCGCTCGAAAGCAAGTTCGGCGAGCCGCGTAAGTCGGCCTTGATCTGGAAACCGCAGAACACGATTGCGGTCGAAGATGAGGCGGGCGAAAAGATCTTGAAGCTTGTCGGCGTGCTCGAGGACAATGACGACGTGCAGAACGTCTATGCCAATTTCGAGATTTCCGACGCACTGATGGCGAAGCTCAGCGGCTAG
- the thpR gene encoding RNA 2',3'-cyclic phosphodiesterase, giving the protein MPRLFTGLEIPIDLAADLALLRGGLSGARWIDVENYHLTLRFIGDIDDKTAYDVAAVLETVRRQPFTVRLEELGSFGGDRPRAIVAKAKPAQALLELQAEQERLMRRIGIPPEPRKFTPHVTLARLRGASTLAVADYLAMRGGFFSRSFEAARFVLFSSRDSVGGGPYVVEAAYPLQSRTRQDAIASR; this is encoded by the coding sequence ATGCCCCGTCTCTTCACCGGCCTCGAAATTCCGATCGATCTCGCAGCGGATCTTGCTTTGCTGCGCGGCGGCCTCTCAGGAGCGCGCTGGATCGATGTCGAGAATTATCATCTCACTTTGCGCTTCATCGGCGATATAGACGACAAGACAGCTTACGACGTCGCCGCCGTGCTCGAAACGGTGCGCCGGCAGCCTTTCACGGTCAGGCTGGAAGAGCTCGGCTCCTTCGGCGGCGACCGGCCCCGCGCCATCGTTGCCAAGGCAAAGCCGGCGCAGGCGCTTCTCGAATTGCAGGCCGAACAAGAGCGCCTGATGCGGCGGATCGGCATTCCGCCGGAGCCGCGCAAATTCACGCCGCATGTGACCTTGGCGCGGCTGCGCGGGGCCTCGACTTTGGCCGTGGCCGATTATCTCGCGATGCGCGGCGGGTTTTTCTCCCGCAGCTTCGAGGCGGCGCGGTTCGTGCTGTTCTCATCGCGCGACTCGGTCGGCGGCGGCCCCTATGTGGTCGAGGCGGCGTATCCGCTGCAGTCGAGGACGCGGCAAGACGCCATCGCTAGCCGCTGA
- a CDS encoding arylesterase: MAFALSALLFPGRLKASAPVKIVAFGDSLIAGYKLPEGDAFPAVLEKTLRAKGFDVNVVNAGVSGETAEDGLARFDWTFAEGADAAILELGANDMLRGFDPKLTRATLDTILARLKSRKIPVLIAGMLASPSLGVEYQEAFDGIYRDLAHKYDAPLYPFFLKDVMNNPTLQLADGLHPNREGVEKIVENMLPSVEDFIKSLSSRS; this comes from the coding sequence TTGGCATTTGCTCTTTCAGCTCTGCTGTTCCCCGGCCGTCTCAAAGCCTCGGCGCCAGTGAAAATCGTTGCCTTCGGCGACAGCCTCATCGCCGGCTATAAGCTGCCGGAGGGGGATGCCTTTCCGGCCGTCCTCGAAAAAACGCTGCGGGCCAAAGGATTCGACGTCAATGTGGTGAACGCCGGCGTGTCCGGCGAAACGGCCGAGGACGGGCTCGCCCGCTTCGATTGGACCTTCGCCGAAGGCGCCGATGCCGCTATCCTCGAATTGGGCGCGAATGACATGTTGCGCGGGTTCGATCCCAAGCTGACGCGCGCGACGCTCGATACGATTCTCGCGAGGCTCAAGAGCCGCAAGATCCCGGTCCTGATCGCGGGCATGCTGGCCTCGCCCAGCCTCGGGGTGGAGTATCAAGAGGCCTTCGACGGGATCTATAGGGATCTTGCCCACAAGTATGATGCGCCGCTCTATCCCTTCTTTCTTAAAGATGTCATGAACAACCCCACATTGCAGCTGGCGGATGGTTTGCATCCGAATCGCGAGGGGGTCGAAAAGATCGTCGAAAACATGCTCCCAAGCGTCGAGGACTTTATCAAAAGCCTTTCGAGCCGGAGCTGA
- a CDS encoding ABC transporter ATP-binding protein translates to MIELDDVHLSLGRGAAHVHILKGITLHIGRGETIGLVGPSGSGKSTLLMAIAGLERPDRGKIMVDGTDLSGLDEDDLARFRGARIGIVFQSFHLIPTMTALENVAIPLEFAGVKDAFERAAAELESVGLGTRLTHYPAQLSGGEQQRVALARALAPSPAILVADEPTGNLDETTGESIIDLMFALKRRREATLVLVTHDLSLAARCDRTIGLRSGRIEAAPKSATELTA, encoded by the coding sequence GTGATCGAACTTGACGATGTGCATTTAAGCCTCGGCCGGGGGGCTGCCCATGTTCATATATTGAAGGGCATCACCCTGCATATAGGGCGCGGCGAAACGATCGGCCTCGTCGGGCCGTCGGGCTCAGGCAAATCCACATTGCTCATGGCGATCGCCGGGCTGGAGCGGCCGGATCGCGGCAAAATCATGGTCGACGGCACCGATTTGTCAGGGCTCGACGAAGATGATCTGGCGCGCTTTCGCGGCGCCCGGATCGGCATCGTCTTCCAATCTTTCCATCTGATCCCGACGATGACGGCGCTTGAAAATGTCGCCATCCCGCTCGAATTCGCCGGCGTCAAAGACGCCTTCGAGAGAGCCGCGGCCGAGCTCGAAAGCGTCGGGCTCGGTACCCGGCTCACGCATTATCCGGCGCAGCTTTCGGGCGGCGAGCAGCAGCGCGTCGCGCTGGCGAGGGCGCTTGCGCCTTCGCCAGCCATTCTCGTTGCCGACGAGCCGACTGGCAATCTCGACGAGACGACCGGCGAGAGCATCATCGATCTCATGTTCGCGCTGAAACGACGCCGCGAAGCGACTTTGGTGCTCGTCACGCATGATCTTTCGCTGGCGGCACGCTGCGACCGCACGATCGGCCTGCGCTCCGGCCGGATCGAGGCGGCGCCAAAATCCGCCACGGAGCTGACGGCCTGA
- a CDS encoding ABC transporter permease: MTDIAEEKLVPSRLPASSLPLALRIAVRELRGGLGGFAIFLACIALGVMAITGVGSLSRSLADGLARQGHIILGGDLSFDLIQREASDAERQFFLSHGQYAPVALLRAMARTGAGDFTLVEIKAVDPTYPVAGAVDLDPPQDLHQSFEDKDGAFGIAADPALFTKLNLKVGDRLKIGNQSFQLRAMLIAEPDKLAAGIGYGPRVLMSEKALRATGLIQPGSLVRWLNRLTLGTAEHPASDAALDHVIDEAKAAFPDAGWEIRTRTKVSVQFSRNLDQFTQFLTLVGLTALIIGGVGVANAIRAFVARKQASIATMKALGATGSHVFGLMLLQVMLIAAFGTAIGAALGASLPFLAQALFGQLLPFPLAPALYPTEIATGCLYGLLTALAFSLAPLGHAHDVPVSALFRDRIDPDPHRLRLRYLLMTGAAALLLAATILILSQDRRLALIYMGVTLAGFLLLRGVAFLLMAITRRLPRSRHVILQLAIANIHRPGALTPSIVLSLGLGLALLVTLTLIDGNIRHQLHEAKPGETPSFYFLDIPSAEAGRFETFLQGLAPQAKTTFMPMMRGRIVKVKGIPAEQVKPKDNAAWALQGDRGITFSETVPQGSELTAGAWWPVGYAGPPLVSVETEVADGIGLTVGDDITVNVLGRAVTARVANLRKVNWRSFGMNFVLVFSPNAFAGAPHSDLATLAFPDGGHESTEKSLLRDTTNAFPTVTTIRVKEALDAVNDLVTRLAVAVRSASAIAVSASILVLAGALAAGQQARLYDAVVLKVLGATRARLLAAFLAEFGFLGLCTAIFGILAGAGAAYAIVTQVMHLDFVWLWPQALLAAFGAILVTIVLGLLSTWRILGRSPAPYLREL, encoded by the coding sequence ATGACCGATATAGCCGAAGAGAAACTTGTCCCTTCGCGGCTGCCCGCATCCAGCCTGCCGTTGGCTCTGCGGATCGCCGTCCGCGAATTGCGCGGCGGACTCGGCGGCTTTGCCATTTTCCTCGCCTGTATCGCCTTGGGCGTGATGGCGATCACCGGCGTCGGTTCGCTCTCGCGATCACTCGCCGACGGGCTCGCCCGGCAAGGCCATATCATCCTTGGCGGCGATCTCTCCTTCGATCTGATCCAGCGCGAGGCGAGCGACGCGGAGCGGCAATTCTTCCTCAGTCATGGCCAATATGCGCCGGTGGCGCTGTTGCGCGCCATGGCACGGACTGGGGCGGGCGATTTCACGCTCGTCGAGATCAAGGCCGTCGATCCCACTTATCCGGTGGCTGGCGCGGTCGATCTCGATCCGCCGCAGGATCTGCACCAAAGTTTCGAAGACAAGGATGGCGCCTTCGGAATCGCCGCCGACCCGGCGCTTTTTACCAAGCTTAATCTCAAGGTCGGCGACCGGCTCAAGATCGGCAATCAGTCTTTTCAATTGCGCGCCATGCTCATCGCCGAGCCCGACAAGCTCGCGGCGGGCATCGGCTATGGCCCGCGCGTCTTGATGTCGGAAAAAGCGCTGCGCGCCACGGGCCTCATTCAACCTGGCTCGCTCGTCAGATGGCTGAACCGCCTGACGCTCGGCACGGCCGAGCACCCCGCATCGGACGCCGCGCTCGATCACGTGATCGACGAAGCCAAGGCCGCCTTCCCCGATGCCGGATGGGAGATCCGCACGAGGACGAAAGTCTCGGTGCAGTTTTCACGCAATCTCGATCAGTTCACGCAATTCCTGACGCTCGTCGGACTGACCGCGCTGATCATCGGCGGCGTCGGCGTCGCCAATGCGATCCGCGCCTTCGTCGCGCGCAAACAGGCGAGCATCGCGACGATGAAAGCACTTGGCGCGACAGGCTCGCATGTCTTCGGCCTGATGCTGCTCCAGGTGATGCTCATCGCCGCATTCGGCACGGCGATCGGCGCCGCGCTCGGGGCGTCGCTGCCCTTCCTCGCGCAAGCGCTCTTCGGGCAGCTCCTGCCATTTCCCTTGGCGCCGGCGCTTTACCCGACTGAGATCGCCACCGGATGCCTTTATGGCCTCCTGACGGCGCTTGCCTTCTCGCTGGCGCCGCTTGGTCACGCTCATGACGTACCAGTTTCGGCGCTGTTTCGCGACCGGATCGATCCCGATCCGCATCGCCTCAGGCTGCGTTATCTTCTCATGACGGGCGCGGCCGCCCTCCTGCTTGCCGCGACGATTCTCATCCTGTCGCAGGACCGGCGGCTTGCCTTGATCTATATGGGCGTGACGCTCGCGGGCTTCCTGCTGTTGCGCGGCGTCGCTTTTCTTCTGATGGCGATCACCCGGCGCCTGCCGCGGTCGCGGCACGTCATCCTGCAGCTGGCCATTGCCAATATTCACCGGCCGGGCGCGCTGACGCCGTCGATCGTTCTGTCGCTTGGTCTCGGCCTCGCGCTTCTCGTCACTTTGACTTTGATCGACGGCAATATTCGCCATCAGCTCCATGAGGCAAAGCCGGGCGAGACTCCGAGCTTCTATTTCCTCGACATCCCAAGCGCCGAGGCCGGACGGTTCGAAACATTTCTGCAAGGGTTGGCGCCACAGGCGAAGACCACATTCATGCCGATGATGCGCGGCCGCATCGTCAAGGTAAAAGGCATTCCCGCCGAGCAGGTGAAGCCCAAGGACAATGCGGCCTGGGCGCTGCAAGGCGATCGCGGCATCACCTTTTCCGAGACGGTTCCGCAGGGGTCGGAACTGACGGCTGGGGCCTGGTGGCCTGTAGGCTATGCCGGCCCCCCGCTCGTCTCGGTCGAGACCGAAGTCGCCGACGGGATCGGGCTGACCGTCGGCGACGACATCACGGTCAATGTTCTCGGCCGCGCCGTCACGGCGCGCGTCGCCAATTTGCGCAAGGTCAATTGGCGCAGCTTCGGCATGAATTTCGTGCTGGTCTTCTCGCCGAATGCCTTCGCCGGCGCGCCGCATAGCGATCTCGCGACATTGGCTTTCCCGGACGGCGGCCATGAAAGCACCGAGAAATCCCTGTTACGCGATACGACAAACGCTTTCCCCACGGTCACGACGATCAGGGTCAAGGAAGCGCTCGATGCCGTCAACGATCTCGTCACTCGGCTCGCGGTCGCCGTCCGCTCGGCCTCGGCCATCGCGGTTTCGGCCTCGATCCTGGTGCTCGCGGGGGCGCTCGCCGCCGGACAGCAGGCAAGGCTCTATGACGCCGTCGTCCTGAAAGTGCTTGGCGCGACCCGTGCCCGCCTGCTCGCCGCTTTTTTGGCCGAATTCGGATTTCTCGGGCTCTGCACCGCGATTTTCGGCATTTTGGCTGGAGCGGGTGCCGCTTATGCGATCGTGACCCAGGTCATGCACCTCGATTTCGTCTGGCTTTGGCCGCAAGCGCTTCTGGCGGCTTTCGGCGCCATCCTGGTCACCATCGTGCTGGGGCTTTTGAGTACCTGGCGCATCCTGGGACGCAGCCCGGCGCCTTATTTGCGGGAGCTTTGA
- a CDS encoding Bax inhibitor-1/YccA family protein, with the protein MSDFDRNAGARWGQSVAQAGRAEIDQGLRSFMLGVYNNMVIGLAITGLVALGANMLAVATDPSQVAAQMGKIGLTSFGVAIYGSPLKWLIIFAPLAFVLFISFRIEKVSATTARMLFFAFSAAMGLSMSTLLLVYTGTSVARAFFVTAAAFGALSLYGYTTKRDLSPIGSFLIMGLFGLIIASVVNLFVQSTAFQFGLSILSVLIFSGLTAWDTQAIKEMYYESDGYEVATKKSVNGALRLYLDFINIFQSLLMLTGSRNN; encoded by the coding sequence ATGTCCGACTTTGACCGCAACGCAGGCGCCCGCTGGGGACAAAGCGTAGCCCAAGCCGGTCGCGCCGAGATCGACCAGGGCCTCCGCTCCTTCATGCTCGGCGTCTATAATAACATGGTGATTGGTCTCGCCATCACGGGCCTTGTCGCCCTCGGCGCCAATATGCTTGCCGTGGCAACCGACCCGTCGCAGGTGGCCGCCCAGATGGGCAAGATCGGGCTCACATCCTTTGGTGTCGCAATCTATGGTTCGCCGCTCAAATGGCTGATCATCTTCGCGCCGCTCGCCTTCGTCCTGTTCATCTCGTTCAGGATCGAAAAAGTATCGGCCACGACGGCCCGCATGCTCTTCTTCGCCTTCTCGGCGGCGATGGGCCTGTCCATGTCGACGCTGCTGCTCGTCTATACCGGAACATCGGTGGCGCGGGCCTTCTTCGTGACGGCCGCCGCCTTCGGCGCCTTGAGCCTTTACGGCTACACGACGAAGCGCGATCTGTCGCCGATCGGCTCGTTCCTGATCATGGGCCTCTTCGGCCTCATCATCGCGAGCGTGGTCAATCTCTTCGTGCAGAGCACGGCGTTCCAGTTCGGCCTGTCGATCCTGTCGGTGCTGATCTTCTCCGGCCTCACCGCCTGGGATACGCAAGCGATCAAGGAGATGTATTACGAGAGCGACGGCTATGAGGTCGCGACCAAGAAATCGGTGAACGGCGCCTTGCGGCTCTATCTCGATTTCATCAACATCTTCCAGTCGCTGCTGATGCTGACCGGCTCGCGCAACAACTAA
- the galU gene encoding UTP--glucose-1-phosphate uridylyltransferase GalU → MSKHIRKAVFPVAGLGTRFLPATKAMPKEMLTVVDRPVLQHVVEEAREAGIEHFIFVTGRNKGVIEDHFDIAYELEDTLRKRGKAKEYELLMSALPPPGATSFTRQQAPLGLGHAIWCARDIVGDEPFAVLLPDMVTMGTGPKKNRCLSQCMDAYNSYGGNIIAVEEVPKEDTDQYGIVSLGKDFGDTFEITGMVEKPPKGTAPSNLIISGRYILGPEIFDLLSKGKQGAGGEIQLTDSMIELAKMQSFHGVRFDGRTFDCGSKLGFLAANVAFALADPALASGFQNELRKIVGGF, encoded by the coding sequence ATGAGCAAACATATTCGCAAAGCCGTCTTTCCCGTGGCCGGTCTCGGCACGCGATTTCTTCCAGCAACCAAGGCCATGCCGAAGGAAATGCTGACGGTCGTCGACCGGCCGGTGTTGCAGCATGTCGTCGAAGAGGCCCGCGAGGCGGGCATCGAGCATTTCATCTTCGTCACGGGCCGCAACAAGGGCGTCATCGAAGATCATTTCGATATTGCCTACGAGCTCGAAGACACGCTCAGAAAACGCGGCAAGGCCAAGGAATATGAGCTCCTGATGTCGGCCCTGCCGCCGCCGGGAGCCACAAGCTTCACGCGCCAGCAGGCGCCACTCGGCCTTGGTCATGCCATATGGTGCGCGCGAGATATCGTCGGAGACGAGCCTTTCGCGGTTCTGCTCCCCGACATGGTGACAATGGGCACGGGCCCGAAGAAGAACCGCTGTCTGTCGCAATGCATGGACGCCTATAATTCCTATGGCGGCAATATTATCGCCGTCGAGGAAGTGCCGAAGGAAGACACCGATCAATACGGCATCGTCTCGCTCGGCAAGGATTTCGGCGACACGTTCGAGATCACCGGCATGGTCGAGAAGCCGCCGAAGGGAACCGCGCCGTCCAATCTCATCATTTCAGGCCGCTATATCCTTGGGCCCGAAATCTTCGACCTTTTGAGCAAAGGCAAGCAAGGTGCCGGCGGCGAGATCCAGCTCACCGACAGCATGATCGAACTCGCCAAGATGCAAAGTTTCCATGGCGTGCGTTTCGACGGTCGCACGTTCGACTGCGGCTCGAAGCTCGGATTTCTGGCTGCGAATGTTGCCTTCGCTCTGGCTGATCCGGCTCTTGCGAGCGGCTTTCAGAACGAGCTTCGCAAGATCGTCGGCGGGTTCTGA
- a CDS encoding outer membrane beta-barrel protein encodes MPFPIPSRVLGASLRLLAAVIGFAALAVPLSCAWGQAAQDAQGQAGARGDAAGLRPSLRGDPRATGLRGTTNAAATPALPGEDATPAPPANAAAGDSSIGTNYGRPRLKPPTLFTPKSPLYAPDLRVSPPLPPLMPYATAPGTKKRNSNAPVAPVTAADKAAATAAAAASGAAPAAPAVPAPTVSVLPWIPPPLRPRLDDKPFDPLGVDVGTLRLLPFVELSTGYDTNPNRLSSEVKGSPYARAAGGLDVNSQWDTHSLTATLRGGYSDYFSFHEADRPDAQAKAIGRVDVSRDTILGLEGRFTLDTQQPGSQQLAIPGSSFIVGRPLVETFGATPGITQNFGRLSLRLRGTFDRFQYQDATLSNGSILALSENDYNDIGINGRASYELTPGFIPYVDVTGDKRDYDSLFDSSGFIRSSIGIAGKIGTTFDITRDVLSGDLAGGYTERHYDDPRLITARGPTLDGSIIWTPSALTKATLTTATDFVETTLANSPAAVSRRISLQIAHSFFRNFTLTGIGTFQVNNYIQQPVAEHLYTGSLLAEYSLTRDVVLRATYRHERFISTQLDSNFTADVFLLGVRLQR; translated from the coding sequence GTGCCGTTTCCGATTCCGAGCAGAGTTCTAGGGGCAAGCCTGAGACTCCTGGCGGCTGTGATCGGTTTCGCGGCGCTTGCCGTCCCATTGTCATGCGCTTGGGGGCAGGCGGCACAAGACGCACAGGGGCAGGCCGGGGCCCGAGGCGACGCGGCCGGGCTGCGGCCGAGCTTGCGCGGCGATCCGCGTGCAACTGGCCTGCGCGGTACAACCAATGCGGCGGCGACGCCGGCTCTTCCGGGCGAGGACGCGACTCCCGCTCCGCCGGCAAATGCGGCGGCGGGTGATTCGTCAATTGGCACCAATTACGGCCGGCCGAGGCTGAAGCCGCCGACACTCTTCACGCCGAAGTCGCCGCTCTATGCGCCCGACCTGCGGGTCTCGCCGCCATTGCCGCCGCTGATGCCTTATGCGACCGCGCCCGGCACCAAGAAACGCAACAGCAATGCTCCGGTGGCTCCCGTCACGGCTGCGGACAAGGCTGCCGCCACGGCAGCCGCGGCGGCGTCCGGAGCAGCGCCCGCGGCTCCGGCCGTTCCAGCGCCGACCGTCTCGGTTCTCCCATGGATTCCGCCGCCGCTCCGCCCGCGGCTGGACGACAAGCCTTTCGATCCGCTCGGCGTCGATGTGGGCACGCTTCGGCTCTTGCCTTTCGTCGAATTGAGCACCGGCTACGACACCAACCCCAACCGGCTCTCATCCGAGGTGAAAGGCTCGCCCTATGCGCGAGCGGCCGGCGGCCTCGACGTCAATTCGCAATGGGACACGCATAGCCTCACCGCGACGCTGCGCGGTGGCTACTCGGATTATTTTTCCTTTCATGAGGCGGATCGTCCGGACGCTCAGGCGAAGGCGATCGGCCGCGTCGACGTCAGCCGCGACACGATCCTCGGTCTTGAAGGCCGCTTCACGCTCGATACGCAGCAGCCGGGCTCGCAGCAATTGGCCATTCCCGGCAGTTCGTTCATCGTTGGACGGCCGTTGGTCGAGACTTTCGGAGCGACACCCGGCATAACCCAGAACTTCGGCCGCCTGTCGCTGCGCCTGCGCGGCACCTTCGACCGCTTCCAATATCAGGATGCCACGCTGTCGAATGGCTCGATCCTGGCGCTTTCCGAAAATGATTATAACGACATCGGCATTAACGGCCGCGCTTCCTATGAGCTGACACCGGGTTTCATCCCCTACGTCGATGTGACCGGCGACAAGCGAGACTATGATTCCCTGTTCGATTCGAGCGGTTTCATCCGGAGCTCAATAGGCATCGCTGGCAAAATCGGTACGACCTTTGACATAACCCGCGATGTGCTCAGCGGCGACTTGGCCGGCGGCTATACCGAGCGCCATTATGACGATCCCCGCCTCATCACTGCCAGGGGCCCGACGCTCGACGGCAGCATCATCTGGACTCCGTCGGCGCTGACCAAGGCGACGCTGACCACCGCAACCGATTTCGTCGAAACGACGCTTGCCAATTCGCCAGCGGCCGTCAGCCGCAGGATCAGCCTCCAGATCGCGCATAGCTTCTTCCGCAATTTCACTTTGACCGGAATAGGCACGTTCCAGGTCAATAATTATATCCAGCAGCCCGTGGCCGAGCATCTTTATACGGGATCGCTGCTGGCTGAATATAGTCTCACGCGGGATGTCGTGCTGCGCGCGACCTATCGCCACGAAAGATTCATCAGCACGCAATTGGATTCAAATTTCACGGCCGACGTGTTTTTGCTGGGCGTGCGCTTGCAGCGGTAG
- a CDS encoding DUF2312 domain-containing protein — translation MSRQATARKEQEDIAETGVAAQELKQFVERVERLEEEKKAIADDIRDVFAEMKGRGFDTKVVRQIIRIRKQDHAERKEMEAILDLYMTALNMT, via the coding sequence ATGTCAAGACAAGCCACCGCCCGAAAAGAACAAGAAGATATCGCCGAGACAGGCGTCGCGGCGCAGGAATTGAAGCAATTCGTCGAGCGGGTCGAACGGCTGGAAGAAGAGAAAAAGGCTATTGCCGATGACATCCGCGACGTCTTCGCGGAAATGAAGGGCCGGGGCTTCGACACCAAGGTGGTGCGGCAGATCATCCGGATCCGCAAACAGGACCATGCCGAGCGCAAGGAGATGGAGGCGATCCTCGATCTCTACATGACCGCGCTCAATATGACCTGA
- a CDS encoding N-formylglutamate amidohydrolase produces the protein MRDDRSGSPACDAFGPVEEIAGRDGAGVLFVCDHATNALPQSYGTLGLEPADLTRHIAYDIGAAWVTRRLATAFEAPAILSTFSRLLIDPNRGADDPTLVPKLSDRRIIPGNEAADEAEVALRRDAFWSPYRRAISARIEAMLARGPVPIVISIHSFTPSWRGDPRPWEVGILWDSDPRLAKPLIEALAADGLVTGDNEPYDGALIGDTLDDEVTRRGLAGLLIETRQDLIETQDRAEAWADRLARILRPLLARPDLHQAAFHPSRTGRFQSRDPIKE, from the coding sequence ATGCGCGATGATCGCAGCGGTTCACCGGCCTGTGATGCTTTCGGTCCTGTGGAGGAGATTGCCGGGCGTGATGGCGCGGGCGTTTTGTTTGTCTGCGATCACGCGACAAATGCTCTGCCGCAATCTTATGGCACGCTTGGATTGGAGCCAGCCGACCTTACCCGCCATATTGCCTATGACATCGGGGCGGCGTGGGTCACACGGCGCCTCGCCACAGCTTTCGAGGCGCCAGCGATCCTCTCGACATTCTCGCGTCTGCTGATCGATCCCAATCGCGGCGCGGACGACCCGACCTTGGTTCCGAAGCTCTCGGATCGCCGGATCATTCCCGGCAATGAGGCGGCGGATGAGGCCGAAGTTGCACTGCGCCGGGATGCGTTCTGGTCGCCCTACCGGCGTGCGATCTCGGCGCGGATCGAGGCCATGCTGGCGCGTGGTCCGGTGCCCATCGTCATTTCGATTCATTCTTTCACGCCGTCCTGGCGCGGCGATCCGCGCCCCTGGGAGGTCGGAATTTTGTGGGACAGCGATCCGCGCTTGGCGAAACCCCTGATCGAAGCGCTCGCAGCCGATGGGCTGGTGACAGGCGATAACGAGCCTTACGACGGCGCGCTTATAGGCGATACGCTGGACGATGAGGTGACGCGGCGCGGTCTTGCCGGGCTCCTGATCGAGACACGCCAGGATCTCATCGAGACGCAAGACAGGGCCGAGGCTTGGGCCGATCGGCTCGCCCGCATATTGCGGCCGCTTCTAGCGCGGCCCGACCTGCATCAGGCGGCGTTTCATCCCAGCCGGACGGGCCGATTCCAATCGCGAGACCCAATAAAAGAATAG
- a CDS encoding DUF1036 domain-containing protein: MKHRLTLIVGTIVASGFLVAPAKADFRLCNNTSSRLSVALAYTDGETWVSEGWWNLKASACETLLRGPLAAEFYYVYAMDERSGEWKGTAFMCTRDHEFRIVGREDCFVRGFDRTGFFEVDTGKEAKNWTVQLTDPVPARPTP; the protein is encoded by the coding sequence CTGAAGCATCGTCTCACATTGATCGTCGGAACCATTGTTGCGAGCGGGTTTCTCGTGGCGCCGGCCAAAGCCGATTTCCGCTTGTGCAACAATACGAGCAGCAGATTGAGTGTCGCGCTCGCCTATACGGACGGCGAAACCTGGGTCAGCGAAGGCTGGTGGAACCTCAAGGCTAGCGCCTGCGAAACCCTGTTGCGCGGACCGCTCGCGGCGGAGTTCTATTATGTATACGCCATGGACGAACGGTCCGGCGAATGGAAGGGCACAGCCTTCATGTGCACCCGCGACCACGAATTTCGCATCGTCGGCCGCGAAGATTGTTTTGTTCGCGGCTTTGACCGCACCGGATTTTTCGAGGTGGATACGGGCAAGGAAGCAAAGAACTGGACGGTCCAATTGACCGATCCGGTCCCGGCGCGCCCAACCCCTTGA